A stretch of DNA from Methanoplanus endosymbiosus:
CGAGGAGCTTGCAGCACTGGCAGAGGAGTCAAGCGCCTCAATTGAGGAGATCGGCAGTGCAATCCATGAAGTGACTGACCTTACAGACCGGCTGAAGACAGATATGGAAATCTTCAGAGTATAAGGAGATAACATGGAAATAACCGATGTTGTCCAGTTTCAGATTGGAAATACACTGTATGCACTTGACATTCACCTTGCAAGGGAGATTGTTGAGATGATGCCGATAACACCCGTGCCAAGAGCACCGGATTACATAGCCGGCATAATAAACCTGAGAGGTGAGATTACAAATATCTTAAATCTCAACACCCTGTTAGGCCTTGAAAACGACAATGGCAAAGAGGATAAGAAGATAATAGTTCTTGTACCTGATGCAGCCAATGGCTCAAATGTCGGGATAATTGTGGATAATGTTCACAGTGTCCTTCAGGTATCAGAAGACAGAATAGAAAATATAGACAATTCAATATCCAGTGAGGCATATGTAAGGGGAGTTATCAAAACCGGAAATGTGGAGGATAATGATGAAAACCTCGTCATATGGATTGACATTGCCAAAATCCTTGAGGATACTTTAACAGAGTGTTAAATCAAATATTTTATTAGATTTTAATGGCTTTCACATTTTTTTTCAGGGACGCTGAAGTACTAAACGAAATCCCAAAACTTACCAGGGAATTTCTCTCAGGAGAGGAGGAGATATCAATATGGGATGCAGGCTGTGCAACAGGAGCGGAAGTATATAGTCTGGTGATGATCTTAAGAGAAAATCTTGATGATGAGACATTTGATAAAGTCCGTATTACAGCATCCGACATTGACATAAGCAGCAAAT
This window harbors:
- a CDS encoding chemotaxis protein CheW; protein product: MEITDVVQFQIGNTLYALDIHLAREIVEMMPITPVPRAPDYIAGIINLRGEITNILNLNTLLGLENDNGKEDKKIIVLVPDAANGSNVGIIVDNVHSVLQVSEDRIENIDNSISSEAYVRGVIKTGNVEDNDENLVIWIDIAKILEDTLTEC